In a single window of the Micromonospora inositola genome:
- a CDS encoding branched-chain amino acid aminotransferase has translation MSGGDKLDFEIRPNPAPVSAADRAALLANPGFGRVFTDHMVTIRYADGKGWYDARVEARGPIPMDPASAVLHYAQEIFEGLKAYRTAEGAVTMFRPEANAARFAASAQRLAMPELPQETFVESLRRLVEIDRDWIPESEDASLYLRPFMFASEVFLGVRPANEYLYVVIASPAGAYFAGGVKPITVWVSPDYTRAAPGGTGAAKCGGNYAASLVAQAEAIEAGCDQVVFLDAVERRFVDELGGMNVFFVYDDNTLVTPPLTGTILPGITRDAILTLAAAAGHRIEERPISFADWQADAASGRLREVFACGTAAVITPIGQVRFPDGEFLVGGGEPGRSTMALRQQLVDIQRGRVEDPYGWVQRVL, from the coding sequence ATGAGCGGTGGTGACAAGCTCGATTTCGAGATCCGTCCGAATCCCGCGCCGGTATCCGCCGCCGATCGGGCCGCCCTGCTGGCCAACCCCGGCTTCGGGCGGGTCTTCACCGACCACATGGTGACGATCCGGTACGCCGACGGGAAGGGCTGGTACGACGCCCGGGTCGAGGCGCGCGGGCCGATCCCGATGGATCCGGCGAGCGCGGTGCTGCACTACGCGCAGGAGATCTTCGAGGGGCTCAAGGCGTACCGGACCGCCGAGGGCGCGGTGACGATGTTCCGCCCGGAGGCCAACGCGGCCCGCTTCGCCGCCTCCGCCCAGCGGCTGGCGATGCCCGAGCTGCCGCAGGAGACCTTCGTCGAGTCGCTGCGCCGGCTGGTGGAGATCGACCGGGACTGGATCCCCGAGAGCGAGGACGCCAGCCTCTACCTCCGGCCGTTCATGTTCGCCAGCGAGGTCTTCCTCGGCGTCCGGCCGGCCAACGAGTACCTCTACGTGGTCATCGCCTCGCCGGCCGGGGCTTACTTCGCCGGCGGGGTCAAGCCGATCACGGTCTGGGTCTCCCCGGACTACACCCGGGCCGCACCGGGCGGCACCGGCGCCGCGAAGTGCGGCGGAAACTACGCCGCCTCGCTGGTCGCCCAGGCGGAGGCGATCGAGGCGGGCTGCGACCAGGTGGTCTTCCTGGACGCGGTCGAGCGCCGGTTCGTCGACGAGCTGGGCGGCATGAACGTCTTCTTCGTCTACGACGACAACACCCTGGTCACCCCGCCGCTGACCGGAACCATCCTGCCGGGCATCACCCGCGACGCGATCCTCACCCTGGCCGCCGCGGCCGGGCACCGGATCGAGGAGCGGCCGATCAGCTTCGCCGACTGGCAGGCCGACGCGGCCAGCGGCCGGCTGCGCGAGGTCTTCGCCTGTGGCACCGCCGCCGTGATCACCCCGATCGGTCAGGTGCGCTTCCCCGACGGCGAGTTCCTCGTCGGCGGTGGCGAGCCGGGTCGGTCCACCATGGCGCTGCGGCAGCAGCTGGTGGACATCCAGCGCGGCCGGGTCGAGGACCCGTACGGCTGGGTGCAGCGGGTGCTCTGA
- a CDS encoding FAD:protein FMN transferase has protein sequence MRIDEQPRARWVDEQPRTRWVDQSAFRSRRPDLRLGTRSHRLDRSDGTAVDRITARHTVRTSTADYSLLLNAPEWLGRRIVGEALRDAVAELRAIDLTYGPARPDSLVSKLRRGEITPESYPPLADLVDRCAAMRAVTDGWFDAWAVPGGFDPGGLLGGWAVERAAARLRAAGIHDYAVLSGADLVVRGHAAHGGPWRVAVHHPTEAHRAPLVLEMTAGAVGTSGVTGRRGHVVDPHTGEPADQLVAATVVGPDLAVADAYATALYAAGPAGLAWFRNGSDYRALFAHRRR, from the coding sequence ATGCGGATCGACGAGCAGCCACGGGCCCGATGGGTCGACGAGCAGCCCCGGACCCGGTGGGTCGACCAGAGCGCATTCCGCAGCCGCCGCCCCGACCTGCGGCTCGGCACCCGCAGCCACCGGCTGGACCGGTCCGATGGGACGGCCGTCGACCGGATCACCGCCCGGCACACCGTCCGCACCTCCACCGCCGACTACTCGCTGCTGCTCAACGCGCCGGAATGGCTCGGCCGCCGGATCGTCGGGGAGGCGCTCCGGGACGCCGTCGCCGAGCTGCGCGCCATCGACCTCACCTACGGGCCGGCCCGGCCGGACAGCCTGGTCTCCAAGCTACGGCGCGGCGAGATCACCCCCGAGTCGTACCCGCCGCTGGCCGACCTGGTCGACCGCTGCGCCGCGATGCGCGCGGTCACCGACGGCTGGTTCGACGCCTGGGCGGTGCCCGGCGGCTTCGACCCGGGCGGCCTGCTCGGCGGCTGGGCGGTGGAGCGGGCCGCGGCCCGGCTGCGCGCCGCCGGCATTCACGACTACGCCGTGCTCAGCGGCGCCGACCTGGTGGTACGCGGCCACGCCGCGCACGGCGGCCCCTGGCGCGTGGCGGTGCACCATCCGACCGAAGCCCACCGGGCCCCGCTCGTGCTGGAAATGACCGCCGGGGCGGTGGGCACCTCCGGGGTCACCGGTCGCCGGGGCCACGTGGTGGATCCGCACACCGGTGAGCCCGCCGACCAGCTGGTCGCCGCCACCGTCGTCGGCCCCGACCTCGCCGTGGCCGACGCCTACGCCACCGCGCTCTACGCCGCCGGCCCGGCCGGGCTGGCCTGGTTCCGCAACGGCTCGGACTATCGGGCGCTCTTCGCCCACCGCCGCCGCTGA
- a CDS encoding 3-isopropylmalate dehydrogenase, producing the protein MARIAVVAGDGIGPEVVAQARKVIDAVLPGVEATEYDLGAARYHRTGEVLPDSVLAELAGHDAILLGAVGDPTVPPGVLERGLLLKLRFAFDQYVNLRPSRLWPGVSGPLATVKPGEVDLVVVREGTEGLYAGAGGSLHRDTPAEVATEESLNTRHGVERVIRDAFVRARRRERRKVTLVHKTNVLTHAGSLWARAFAAVAAEHPDVTTEYQHVDAAAMFLVTQPQRYDVVVTDNLFGDILTDIAAAVTGGIGLAASGSINPTGTYPSMFEPVHGSAPDIAGKGVADPVAAVLSAALLLDQLGHADAAARVTAAVGAELAGRTPGTPLRTAEVGDRLAGYAVA; encoded by the coding sequence GTGGCACGGATCGCGGTGGTGGCCGGGGACGGGATCGGGCCCGAGGTGGTCGCGCAGGCCCGCAAGGTCATCGACGCCGTGCTCCCCGGGGTCGAGGCCACGGAGTACGACCTCGGCGCCGCACGCTACCACCGCACCGGCGAAGTGCTGCCCGACTCCGTGCTGGCCGAGCTGGCCGGGCACGACGCCATCCTGCTGGGCGCGGTCGGCGACCCGACCGTCCCACCGGGCGTGCTGGAGCGGGGACTGCTGCTCAAGCTCCGGTTCGCCTTCGACCAGTACGTGAACCTCCGCCCGTCCCGGCTGTGGCCGGGGGTGTCCGGGCCGCTGGCCACCGTCAAGCCCGGCGAGGTCGACCTGGTGGTCGTCCGCGAGGGCACCGAGGGCCTGTACGCTGGCGCCGGCGGCTCGCTGCACCGGGACACCCCGGCCGAGGTGGCCACCGAGGAGAGCCTGAACACCCGGCACGGCGTGGAGCGGGTGATCCGCGACGCCTTCGTCCGCGCCCGCCGCCGCGAGCGGCGCAAGGTCACCCTGGTGCACAAGACCAACGTGCTCACCCACGCGGGCTCGCTCTGGGCGCGCGCGTTCGCGGCGGTCGCCGCCGAGCACCCCGACGTCACCACCGAGTACCAGCACGTCGACGCGGCCGCGATGTTCCTGGTCACCCAGCCCCAGCGGTACGACGTGGTGGTCACCGACAACCTCTTCGGCGACATCCTCACCGACATCGCCGCCGCGGTCACCGGCGGCATCGGCCTGGCGGCCAGCGGCTCCATCAACCCGACCGGGACGTACCCGTCGATGTTCGAGCCGGTGCACGGCTCGGCGCCGGACATCGCCGGCAAGGGCGTCGCCGACCCGGTGGCCGCGGTGCTCTCCGCCGCGCTCCTGCTCGACCAGCTCGGCCACGCCGACGCCGCTGCCCGGGTCACCGCCGCGGTCGGCGCGGAGCTGGCCGGCCGGACCCCGGGCACACCGCTGCGCACCGCCGAGGTCGGCGACCGGCTCGCCGGGTACGCCGTAGCCTGA